A stretch of Kyrpidia spormannii DNA encodes these proteins:
- the nifN gene encoding nitrogenase iron-molybdenum cofactor biosynthesis protein NifN encodes MQGLSPGQAKKKPLSIDPLKMSAPLGAALVFLGMDRAVPILHGSQGCAAFAKNVLTRHFREPIPLGTTALSQETVILGAQDAVFKALDNTIRKQNPSVIGMITTALTETSGDDVEGAVIEYGVSRPGGPPVVVVHAPDFRGGLSTGYRAAVEAVVKACVPPRGDGQPWIPGQVNLIFGPGYGPGDVEEVKNMVAAMGLSPLALPDLSTSMDGHLGDGELDGLDGGTSLSDLARMSWSAYTFSFGRTAQRAGEDVAARAKGRHVNIPHLNTLDAVDDFLELLLRIGGGKVPESMRIQRDRLMDRMLDVHALFSGIRVVLAGEPDWLCMTEAAFVGMGASVVAAVAADDPKAFGYSAWWPEGDYGDLEECVARWEGCSVDLWVSNSHGARVARRTGVPFLSGGLPVWDRLGVPNEASVGYRGLWEWLARVGSRLMQREEVHPSE; translated from the coding sequence ATGCAAGGTTTGAGTCCAGGACAGGCGAAGAAAAAGCCGCTGTCCATCGACCCCCTGAAAATGAGCGCCCCCCTGGGAGCGGCGCTGGTGTTTCTCGGCATGGACCGGGCGGTGCCCATCTTGCACGGGTCTCAGGGGTGTGCAGCTTTTGCAAAAAATGTGCTCACCCGGCATTTTCGGGAGCCGATTCCCCTGGGGACAACGGCACTGTCCCAGGAGACGGTGATTCTCGGAGCCCAGGATGCGGTCTTTAAAGCTCTGGACAATACGATTCGCAAACAAAACCCTTCGGTGATCGGCATGATCACCACCGCACTGACGGAAACCTCGGGGGACGACGTGGAAGGCGCGGTGATCGAATACGGAGTCAGCCGCCCGGGCGGTCCGCCGGTGGTCGTGGTGCACGCGCCGGATTTTCGCGGAGGACTCAGTACGGGGTACCGCGCGGCGGTGGAAGCGGTGGTAAAGGCATGTGTCCCGCCCCGGGGAGACGGACAGCCTTGGATACCCGGACAGGTCAATTTGATTTTTGGGCCGGGCTATGGGCCGGGAGATGTGGAGGAGGTTAAGAACATGGTGGCGGCGATGGGGCTTTCGCCCCTCGCTCTGCCGGATCTCTCCACGTCCATGGACGGACATTTGGGCGATGGCGAGCTGGACGGACTGGACGGGGGGACTTCGTTGTCCGACCTGGCCCGGATGAGTTGGTCGGCGTATACGTTCTCTTTTGGCCGCACCGCCCAGCGGGCAGGGGAGGACGTGGCGGCCCGGGCCAAGGGCAGGCATGTGAATATCCCGCATCTCAACACTCTGGACGCGGTGGACGATTTCTTGGAGTTGCTGTTGCGAATTGGCGGCGGCAAGGTCCCTGAGTCGATGCGGATCCAGCGGGATCGCCTGATGGACCGCATGCTTGATGTGCACGCGCTATTTTCGGGGATCCGGGTGGTGCTCGCAGGAGAACCCGATTGGCTCTGCATGACCGAAGCGGCCTTTGTCGGGATGGGGGCGTCGGTGGTCGCCGCCGTGGCGGCGGACGATCCGAAGGCCTTTGGGTATTCAGCATGGTGGCCAGAGGGGGATTACGGGGATTTGGAAGAGTGTGTGGCCCGTTGGGAAGGATGTTCGGTGGATCTTTGGGTGAGCAATTCCCACGGCGCCAGGGTTGCCCGGAGGACGGGGGTGCCGTTTCTTTCCGGCGGTTTGCCGGTATGGGACCGACTCGGAGTTCCAAATGAAGCATCGGTGGGGTATCGAGGGCTGTGGGAGTGGCTCGCCCGGGTCGGTTCCCGGTTGATGCAGAGGGAAGAAGTGCATCCGAGCGAGTGA
- the nifX gene encoding nitrogen fixation protein NifX yields the protein MKVAFATEDGVTVNCHFGHAQSFDIYEIGTEGSRFLERRMIEDGEEEVQRIDGRIEAIRDCAILYVNAIGAAAAARVTRARIHPVKVREGEPLVSILADMHRVLTHNPPPWLRKILMSEAGAANSSGP from the coding sequence GTGAAAGTGGCTTTTGCCACCGAGGATGGCGTGACGGTCAATTGTCATTTTGGCCATGCACAGTCTTTTGATATTTACGAAATCGGCACGGAGGGTTCGCGGTTTTTGGAAAGGCGGATGATCGAAGACGGGGAGGAGGAGGTGCAGCGAATCGATGGACGGATCGAGGCCATCCGGGATTGCGCAATCCTCTATGTCAACGCCATCGGGGCGGCGGCGGCAGCCCGGGTGACCCGGGCACGGATTCACCCGGTCAAGGTGCGGGAAGGCGAGCCCTTGGTGTCGATCCTCGCAGACATGCACCGGGTTCTCACCCACAACCCTCCGCCTTGGTTGCGGAAAATCCTGATGAGTGAAGCCGGTGCTGCGAATTCGTCCGGTCCGTGA
- a CDS encoding DUF269 domain-containing protein — MAVVREQRGSFVTELARLVRARDTYGVLDGKPDADILQDYVRKGGKRDLMAELALETTDAVRQRVHLFYEAVASRLERLIENGQVINVAMELDPEGFGQVVLYTDWFVVWSEGLRDVPRRYLFDNLDQLEALGQSIVKEGLARWETCSKIAHLLPS, encoded by the coding sequence GTGGCGGTGGTGAGAGAGCAGCGGGGCTCATTTGTGACGGAATTGGCTCGGTTGGTTCGAGCCCGGGACACGTACGGGGTACTGGACGGGAAGCCCGATGCGGATATTCTGCAAGATTATGTGCGAAAAGGCGGGAAAAGGGATCTGATGGCAGAATTGGCGTTGGAGACGACGGACGCGGTTCGCCAGAGGGTGCATCTGTTTTATGAGGCCGTGGCCAGCCGGTTGGAGCGATTGATCGAGAATGGCCAGGTGATCAATGTAGCCATGGAGTTGGATCCCGAGGGATTCGGCCAAGTCGTGCTCTACACCGATTGGTTTGTCGTGTGGAGCGAAGGGTTGAGGGATGTCCCGCGAAGGTACCTGTTTGACAATCTGGACCAGTTAGAAGCTTTGGGGCAGTCCATCGTGAAGGAGGGGTTGGCGCGATGGGAGACGTGCTCGAAGATCGCTCATCTGTTACCGTCCTGA
- a CDS encoding HesA/MoeB/ThiF family protein, which produces MGDVLEDRSSVTVLTSSSSRYARQLPLIGEDGQQRLKESTVLVAGIGGLGGACALYLAAAGVGHLILLHDGVVQLPDLNRQTLMNWESLGRPRVEEAEKTLRAFDPDLKVTTIQGKVGEVSLDPWLKQADLVIDARYDMEERFKLNELCVRQGVPMMEAAMYGWEIFLFWVIPKLGPCLECLHARDAAEAWQPLGFPVLGAVAGAAGAMAASEAVKWITQKRVAGGGRGLSMGTLFSLHLLYMDTHAIQVARNPHCPVCGDRPHVRV; this is translated from the coding sequence ATGGGAGACGTGCTCGAAGATCGCTCATCTGTTACCGTCCTGACGTCGTCCTCTTCCCGATACGCCCGTCAGTTGCCCTTGATCGGTGAAGACGGCCAACAAAGGTTGAAGGAGAGTACGGTGCTCGTGGCGGGGATCGGGGGGCTCGGGGGCGCCTGCGCCTTGTATCTGGCGGCCGCCGGGGTTGGACATCTCATTCTCCTGCACGATGGCGTGGTCCAGTTGCCCGATCTGAATCGGCAGACCTTGATGAATTGGGAAAGCCTCGGCCGGCCGAGGGTGGAGGAGGCAGAGAAAACGCTGAGAGCCTTTGACCCCGACTTGAAAGTGACGACCATTCAGGGCAAGGTCGGGGAGGTGAGTCTCGACCCCTGGTTGAAACAGGCCGATCTGGTCATCGATGCCCGGTACGATATGGAAGAACGGTTTAAACTCAACGAACTTTGTGTCCGCCAGGGCGTGCCCATGATGGAAGCGGCCATGTACGGGTGGGAGATTTTCCTGTTTTGGGTCATTCCCAAACTCGGACCGTGTTTGGAGTGCCTTCATGCGAGGGACGCAGCCGAGGCGTGGCAGCCCCTTGGGTTTCCGGTGCTGGGCGCGGTAGCCGGGGCAGCCGGAGCCATGGCGGCTTCCGAAGCTGTCAAATGGATCACACAAAAGCGGGTGGCGGGCGGGGGGAGAGGGCTCTCTATGGGAACGCTGTTCTCCTTGCATCTACTCTATATGGATACCCACGCGATCCAGGTGGCCAGAAACCCCCATTGCCCGGTATGCGGGGACCGGCCTCATGTGCGGGTCTAG
- a CDS encoding nitrogenase-stabilizing/protective protein NifW encodes MKTEEEFLQLTDAEDYFAFFDVAYDRNVLGAKRLHILRRYGELLNEMGKECAALCWEERWPVYREALIRAYRELQMRTPQEAGLFSVFKDAQAGTGCAGCSQMCSTSSVNACYR; translated from the coding sequence ATGAAGACCGAAGAGGAGTTTTTGCAGCTGACAGACGCCGAGGACTATTTTGCCTTTTTTGATGTGGCCTACGACCGGAATGTACTTGGGGCGAAGCGACTGCACATCCTTCGGCGATACGGGGAGCTTCTCAACGAGATGGGGAAGGAGTGTGCGGCGCTTTGCTGGGAAGAAAGGTGGCCGGTGTACCGGGAAGCATTGATCCGGGCTTACCGGGAACTCCAGATGCGCACCCCCCAGGAGGCGGGGCTTTTTTCGGTGTTCAAAGATGCCCAGGCCGGGACCGGTTGCGCCGGCTGCTCTCAGATGTGCTCCACTTCCTCGGTAAATGCGTGTTATCGGTAG